TGTCGCTTTGAAGCAGCAACATCGCGGCAGTAGTGACGCTCTGTTTATGGACGGGCCCATCAAAGAATGTTCGCATTTTCCACTTTGCGGTGTTCGCCTCGTTCCATAATTCACTGCTTTGCTAACATGGAATAATATTTAGTGAGAGGTTTTCCGCGTGGATCGAGGGAGTGAAAGGAGTGGAGAAGCATCCGAGGGAAAGTAACACACAGCTCAGGTTTGCCTCGCTTTTTTTATCTCGCTCGATCtttccttaaaattttatCTACGCGCGAAGACGTTCATGCGGTGCTCCACGGAAATAAGTGTTGCGAGGAGATCTgtaagcgagagagaggataAAGAAACCCAGGAAAAAAGGATGAAAGCGAAAGAGAACTCCGCAGGAAAGTTACACGAGGAAAAGAACTTGCGACAAAAAGTCTTGGGTACGCTGCTGCTCCATCCACTTacgtttttcctccttttgtGATCAGGAATAAAGATACTGACGCTTTCTTCTTGAGGCACTACGAGTGTATCGACTGGAATACTTTCCGCATCGCAGGCTGTAAACGAGAAAAAGTTTTCGCGTCTGGAAGAACGAGCAGGTGAGTCTTGTTCAGCTCATAGTCCTAATCCGTTCCTCTCACTTTTCTGTTTGTCATTACAATTTGTTCGATGTAATTCGTCGGTTCGTTCGCAGTCTACTTTgccatttttcttctacaaaTTCGTCCTCGGTCTTCACTCCCGACGCTTTTCGAGCGCCGTCGATTTGCGGGCTCATTTATTCCCGAAAAAAGCTCAGTAACAGCGACGCACCACAATCGCACGAAAACCTCTCATTTTATCCATTAAAATCCACTCAATGGTCCTGTTTCGAGGGAAACAAGAGTCCATCCTTCAACGAGGCGATTCGACAATTATCACGTCacttttcatactttttgcTGAATCAAGGGGAGAAAGCCTGCGGCATCGTGCTGGCGAGATGACTAACGACCCTTCGAGAACGGCCCTCGGCACTCGCTCTGCTCCCTCGGACGTGGGGGAACGGGGCGAGTCGCCTCACTCCATTTCCCTCGAGCGATTCAAACGCATCCCCTGCAACTCATCGTACGACGAGTACAATCGCCGCGGAGTTCCTTTATCTTTTTCGCTGTGGTAGCCGGCAGCACGTACGGGTCATTTCGCGCCGCAGTCGCCTGACAATTTTCCTTCGTTTATCGTCAAGCTCTTCGGACGCTCGGCGAAACGATGCGACGACAAAATCTTACGCGAACGTTTTGAAAGTCCGTGGCGCACATTTCAGCTAcgaaaatcgcgcttgaaacaagaaaaaaacctTCGAAACTTCCAAACGCGAATCTCCCCTCGATGAAACCAATTCGTGCTCACATCGAACGTCACGTGCACCGATGTTACGAGAGGTTTTTAAATTACCCGAGCTCCTCTCGGTTAGACTCCGCATCTTCAGAGAACGACCCCGCTCCGTTACTCCTCAGAGATACCGTGGAAACGATTCATCTTCGACTTCTTTATCCGCGTGTATATGCAGCTATATAATGCTGTTGAAACTCCTGAAAAGGCGGGACGACGCTTTCGCGATAAATTCATACAAAAGCATAGTGAATGCATTTTTATCTAGTGGACAGCGTACAATAGACAGTTGCggtattgaaaaatcgtttgcaCACACCGCGCATACAACTTCGAATGAAATCGAGTGGTTTTAGTGTGGAagtcacttaaaaaataagaaatctaTGGATTTTAGCTTGAGGCTTTATATACACTTGGAGCAAACGgtaaaacgtgattttcttgattttttttctacaagaacatgaatgtttattgaaaaactgtgaacggtGTTCGTTAGTACTtatgttcatgtacttgtataattttttttatcaaaaaatttctcgaaatggcgcaactccagctgtatttttttgagcatcagttgcggtgggcgtgataactaaaaaactattaatccgatgcatgccaaatttataccacttatttattgtaTTGATAGCTTGAGCCTGGAGGAGGggtttgtaaaaatttggatttaaaaacaatagtgacagttttaacaaaaaaatcgttttttgaggtgctacattttcggtttttttgttacaattttttccaacaaaatgtgaaatccttcgtccaggccctagCTACTATtacaacaaataaattttggtataaatttggtatggatcggtTTAATAGTTTTTCAGTCCACCATAAaggtatatttttcataaaagacgATTCTGAGATGATCGCGTTCAAATACCCATAGCTACGAATCtaatgctccgatctttatcaaatttcgtgagaatattcttcagacacTGACTtaaagaatatttaaaaaaaaatttcgatttttccgcccacAACAAGTGTATATAAGGTCTCCGCAGTTTCAGCGTACTCGATTGAACCGTATCCGATTGTAAAAAGCATTTTTTGTGAGTCATCTCTTCCCTTTGGaagaattgagagaaaaaatcgtcgatttacttcgaaaaatccaaaaacCATTTCCGATTCCTTGATCCCAGTTCtttagtagaaaatcatcgtACTTTCGACTTTTTTCCCCCTCCCTGACGCTATACGTGAAGTTTGATGGCAAAAGTGACTTCATCCAAACACAGTTCATTGGAATATCATGCTCTCGTTCTGATTATCGTTGTTTTTCAAGGTCAGATCACAATGGACATTGAATTGAGTCGCCTCCGAGTTTATCCGAGAGGATCGGAGGAGCTTCCTGTCGGAAGGAAAGTGATAGATACGAAAAAAGTGAAGGGGCCTGATTCGCAGCTGTACACGTCGATATGCCCGATGGTTTATGCGATAAGAGTGTTCGGTCTCGCGCCTTACGAGTTCCACAACGATATGCTTGTACCGTCGAAcataaattgcattttttcctACGTGTGTGCTTGCATCTACACGTACATAATATATACGATCCTGGCGCGTTTCACAGGGATAACGCGAGAGCAGCCGCTTCTCGATTACACCGAAACTGGAAAGGTTTGTTGACAAAATAGGGCGTAAAAGTTTATACAAGCAGCGACAAGCGAGTCTGTAACGTTGACGAAACTTTGCAGACGATCTGCAACTACTGCATGGCAATGTGCAACATCATCGTGACGTTATtctcgagagaaaaattcgCAAAGGTCTGGAACACGATCCAGGACTACGACGAGACCGTGAAAAACTTTGGCTACACAAGGAACGAGAACAGAGCATTTTTATGGTCGTGGATCATACTGATCGGCAGTGTTATCTTATGGAGCACCATAAGCCTGTCTGGTATCGATGCATTCGCACAGCCTTGGACTGAAAACGTCGCTTACATGAGCATTTACGCTGGTACTTCACTCTCGGTAATAAAGTTCTCCGGGATCACGATGCTGCTCGGTCAACGCTTCAAGCATCTCAATGAAATCGCTAAAAAAAGCAACCCTGCTGGAACTCGACGGTGGCTGGGTAATCCCGTGGTTGCTACGAAGGTAAACGACGGTTCAGAAAACTCTTGGCAAAGCGTGTGTCCACATATCTTTTCGTAATCGTAATCTAAAgtggaaaattcttgaaaggACGTCGAGCAACTTCACAACACTCTGATGAACGCGAGCGAATCCTTAAACACCCTGTACTCGGGCTCGCTCCTACTCTGGCTGGGAACCCTCACTTACTACGTCATCAGCGCAATTTTCTTCCTGCTTCAACGAGCGCTGTACTTCAAATGGGAGCATTTCACTTGGGAACACGCGGAAAGGAAAATATTGACTTGTCTGATATTGTGGACGTTGGCCTACCTCGCTCAGATAATTTTCCTCCTCTACGCCTGCCATTTCACATCTGATGAGGCAAGTTTATAGTTTTTGGATTCACTGGTGTAAACACTCGTCACGAGCACCCTTTCCGTCAAGTCATTGCGTTTATTAactgagaaaagaaattttctgGTTGAACAAACTTCCTCGGTGGCTCAACGAAACTGTTGTTCATTCAACGATGTTTTAGTCGCGGTAAAAGAGCAATCATTTGAGCCAAACATTGACAAGTTTCGTTTCCTTCCCAACGGTTTGCTGATCCATCTTGCTTGGATTGGAAACCTTCTTTGctcaattgtatcgattcagaTAGAAACAAGGACAAAAAATCCATCTCCGAAGCGTCAAACGAGGGCGctgaaagaattgaaaaattgaagaatttcaagGGTCCGATGTGTCGATGGATCTTTGCTAAAAAGAAACATCGCGGATGGCCAaaacttttatttcgtttctaTAACAAAGCAATGTTCCCTCATCGAGTAATTTACCTTCCCTCCCCCCACGAGTCTGCATTCGTACATTATTTTTGTGCCGACGCGTATATTCGTACGTTTTATTTCCATCGGGGTGCCATCAGAGCATTCCGCATCTTTTGTCCCTTTATATACGGTCTTAATGATTGCGTCGAGTGTTTCTCTCGCCCGAATATCGCACGATTCAGAGGCCCCTGAAATCTTTTCACAGTGAAAAGAAAGAGGAATAAGTGGGCGagagaaaaactgaaaaccCACTTCTTCAATCCAGCCGCGAGTTAATGTCAGCCTTGGATGGATCGAGCCCGACCCAGATTTTAACTCGTTTGCAAACAGAGACAGTtcaccttttattcaaattttccatcACCTCGTGCCGCGCTTCTTACCCCATGGGGGTGcacatttttctctcgaaaaaGTGCTGTATTCTGCTCCAGGCTTTTTCCGACCTAAGTAAATCGATTAACCTGCAGAGAAAGGAGgaggaaaaacagaaaaaattatcgtCCCTCGCAGCTTCGggaacgaaatttcgaaccGCGCTCTTGCTCGATAAACAATcatccttttatttttttaaattttttacacaGGCAAATAGCACCGCTTATATTTTGATGGCCTGGAAACGGTGGTTCAACACTTCAGGGTTCTCACGAGGTCGATACGAGGCGAGTTGTAATGttgaatttactttttttttgctcgctCGTTTTCTTCGCAACGAAGTCAAAATTTCGTTGCAAGAATCGATTTTGTATCGGTGATTCGGTGCTCGTTGAATataattattgcaaaaattcatttcatttaattCTCAAGCGTGTGGAAACGTCGATGCACCTGATGAATCGAAGACTAAACTTCGCTGCCGGAGGCTGTTTCTACGTGAATTTACCGCTGTTGAGATCGGTGAGGATAAAATAGGTTAAGGTTTGAAAAATCTCCTGTGTCGAATCTACCTTCAGAAAATCCACCTCAAAATTAGTTGTGGAAACAAATTAGCTGCACTATACGTTTCACGATCGTCTACTgggaaaaactcatttttcttgccattttttaatttcagatCACAACTCTGCTGGCAACGTATTTGGTGATACTCCTCCAATTCCCAGATTGAGCCACGAGCCCGATAAAAGAGagtttgaaataaatatttgtacaCAAAATTTTCAGGTCACTCaataaatcgtgaaaaattgacgaatgAAACGGAGGAAcgttgataaatatttcactgctattttttcataattatttcgctttcacaatatttttcaaaaaaaaaaacaaaatttcgttgTATTCAATTAAAATCTTGCAAATTCGCTTTGTCCTTGAGGAAGTAAATTATCGGATCGCGATGATGGAACTTTTgcgctatcaaagggaacacGAGTTTCTTCAGTATCCAAATGAGTGATTATGATAAAcacgtaaatatatatgccCTGTAGCGTTCCCTCATGATCCCACGTAATTCCTTCCTGATTGGTATTGCGCTCTGCATGGTCTCCAGGTTTAACGGCAAGGTAATATAGTTCGGAGTGAAAGGGAGTGAGGGCTGCGCGTGCACGAGACGTCTAGGATCAAGACTGGATTTACGATCTTTGTGGagatgaaggagaaaaagCTGCAACGACCCAGAGAGATACGGAGAATTTCGCTTCAACTCGTGGCGGCTCTACGCGTTTTCAAATTAATCTGAAAAATACACGTGCATAATCACTGTTCTTACGATATGCTATCGAATAAACTAGGAAAACGGAACGAAGGAAAGTTGCGTGAAACCCTCATTTGGGATAAAATCTCATCAATCTTTTTTCGTAGCTTTGCTCACATCGATTTGAGATCGTTTTAAGTCGGAATCagaattttcgtcaaaaaattgCTTCTCCGCACTCGTGGATCGAAATTTATAAAAGAACGATGAAAAACGGTTGTTAAAAATCGAATATTCGTTGAGAAACGAAGAAGTAAATAATTTTGTATCAATTCGACGGTTACTAACGGTGTTTGAAGCCAGATTTTTGCATGTGGGAAATATTCTGACGTGGAAAACGGCAAGGGAGTTGGAATTGCATATAAATCTTTTCGCTCCaacgtctttttttctctatctttttcgagggtcaatttttttgatctcatatttatttctcatcgTCACATATGTATACTATATCGTAGAAATCTTGGTGCTCTGACGCAGCGAGGCTGGGagaaggaatttttatttgaagatAGAGAGACGAAGAGAGTACAAGTagtacgaaagaaaaataactgaAATTTAAGTCTCATGGGAAATTATTGATATTGCTGGCTCGGTCTGAAGCTCTgcagtgtaaaaaaaaatctcagcaGGTTCGTTTCACTCGAGTGCGTCTTTTGATATTGGAAAAGTGTTGTTTTCAGGGGCTTCGCATCCGGTGAAGATGACTCGTAATCATTCGATGATTTTCAAAAGCAAAATTAAGGCATTTCTATCGCTCCAGTGTAATCATACTACTGCTTGAGACTCGTAGTGATCAATATTATTGACAtatgtcaataatattgtcaCTGTTTAACCTCTTTTCCGTCGATCTGTCAAATTGAGGTTAGGACTACACTCAGCGTAGTCCTAGGGTCGTAGGAAATTCAATGCCGGAAGTTCAAATTAAGCTTGATATTCCATAAAAATTAGACCGATAAGTGCAACTTTTTTTGGGAGTATTAGATTTTTTGGGATTATTACTGCAAGTGTTGAGTTATGAATTGCAGATTTTTTCTAGGATTTCATGGATTTCTATGCAACCCCTTTTACAGCAACCGGAAGTTGGGTTTTTGTATGCCGTTTTGAAGTTCCTTCACGAAAACCACCCagttttaataattaatttctctgAAATCAGGTCGATAACCGACCCTGAAATTTTACACAGCCCTTTATTAAAACAGTCGAAGTACAGcatgcaaaatttttgttcaaatcgATAGAATTACCTCAATGCTGCATGAGCTCgaaacgttggagaaaatacgaaaagttTCATGGGCAGAGAATGGACGTACAAAAAAGCAGAAATTCGACGTTGAACAAGGTGAAAATAACGCCCATTTACTCACGAAAAGGACGAGCAACCATCAACCCAAAGCAACCGTTCGAAAGAGCTTTCCTCGGAAAGTCCGAATTTTGGTAGACTTGCTTTATGGAAGTGGTTTCGGAGGACCTCAGGTCTTGTAAAATTGTCACGCGAGGTAGGCTCGTTTCCTGGCACAATGATCAAGGACATTCGTTTGGTCGAAGCCATTTCCTAGTTGAATTGTTCTCCGGAGAGCTGCTTCCGAGAGAGTTGTAAATGTGCCTCACATTTAACAGAGAGCTCAAGTCCTGTAGCTCGCATCTGAAAAGACAAACAGCCCCATTCGACGACGTGGTTTGTACTGGAAACCGCAGCAAAGTAAAGAGCCAGTGTCTGTGTGCACCGAGTGTCCCCCCCGCTCGAAAGATAAATAGGGTGAAATTAATTTGAGAATAACATTAAATGCCGAAGAGGATGTCAAAGATTTCCTTTGCCAGGGAGGATCTTTGATGAACTTTCAAACATTCGAGTACAAAATTGCTCCTGCAAGTCGAGTGAATTCGATGTTAATTGAGGCAAAGCGCTTCAGTTCTGCATTATTCTAAACAATTTGGATTTCGTGTTTGCGCAGACGCAgtcttcgaaataaaaaaaaacgatgccaACACTCGGCAAAGCGAAGATCGTGCGAATCGCTGTGAAATGAAGATagaaaaagtgagggagagtgaagaaaaagaataaagcgAAACGAAAGAGACGACGAAATCGTCGACGTCGTCGCCGTCGTTTTGCGGCCACGGCCGATGGACCAACCACATCAATTTTCTACGCCATCGCCCTGGAAAATTGCCTTCTCTCGTGGAAAACACTCCTTTTTTCTACCAACTAACATCATCTCGAGTTGCATACGAATCCGTCCCTGAACCCAGCCTCTCAACGACGAGCCACGAAACCATAAGTTCCACCTGAGAGCGAAAAAAGTTTCTCAGGTACTCGAAACCATCCAATCTACACGAGCTATTCCATTTCCATTCACCGACATTATCATTTTCAACGTTCCTGTTTCCTTCCATTTCAGATAATCTCAAATGCTCTAACTGCTGATGATTTAAACAAATCTTTATCCGtttatcgtgaaaaaatttttccctcCTGCATCGTAACTTGTCATCAAAAGTAAGGAAAGTGCCTGTCGAATTTTGTCGAACCATCCTAAAAAACTGAAGCctcaaaaaaagaatttctcaTCGTGATTGACtgacgtagaaaaaaaaacattttttgttacaaaataaacaaaaacttGCTATTCACTTCATCTTCGAAATGTCTCCCCCGAATCGCAAACAAACTAAGTGCTTAAATGAGCATCCGTTTCAAGTACGTAGGTTACGACGCAAGAGGGCAATTCAAATTCTCCTCCTCGCTTCATATCAAGCAGTTTTTAACGCGTTATCTCTGATCTCCCCCCGGCGTCACGAGCCTCGATTGAACGCCGATTTTAtcgatttcttcctcccttATTTCGCATTtctttttgaaagttttttggCGAGATGCATCACTGTCAACAACACCGGATCGGTCGCAGGAGCTTCTTTGGAGTTCCACTTTCATTCGGTTTGAATGAACGACGAACGTACATCGACGGAACAAAATCCGTTGTTGTTGCTTGAGCGAATCGCTGAGCGACCCTTCACAGCACTTTCAAATTTGCCTTTTATTGGGTCACCGGCTCGCGATGAATATATACAGCAAGGAGACTCCACTATTAACTGATATTAACGACTGCGGGAACCGTTATAATCTCATAAACGAGGATATTGAAGTTTATTGCGACTCAAGTACGACGCAAGATATTCGAAAGTCAATTTGAATCTCGAGGGGCGATCGTCGCCGCGTATACGTAGGCCAATCTTACCTTTTGTTCACAGCCAAAATGCTGATTCGGATCAAATACTGGGGATGGAAAAACGGACCGAATAATTTAAGGGGAAAATCAACaggatttataaaaaaaggggcgatttattattaatttttcttctttttacaACGTTACATAAGTATTATAAATTCTAGTCAATATCacatgctgtaaaaaaaactactgCGCACTTTTCCCACACACATGCCATCACGACTAACGATCGAATAGATAAATCGATTGTACGACTTTATTTACAATCCGGAACACATCgcattatcataaattttctatCTTTTCCTTGTGCTTTATTTAACCGAGTAAATTTTTAAGGCGCAACGAATATCTCGTTGTATCGTTTCTTTTGTAATAACAAAAGTTTGCAGCTTCGGCTTAAGGCACCGTTCGGACTTTGAACCAGCCTGGAAATCTAGAGACATGTAAATATATGGCGAATGTAATCGTGCTTGAATCATTTAAATCACACGATTAACGAACTTTCCAGGAGAAGTCACACTGGTTTGCCAACATCTtcgattattttcgaaatgaacttACTCAATTCGGTATTTCTCAACTTATTGATCACAATCTTTTTCTTGATTCGGTCATCAATAAAATGTGTGCCTCGTGTGCGATAcgaattaatttcatttgcgTTTTTCGTCGACTGCAAACTTGCATCCGCATATATGTACATGCTGAAGATTCGAGGCAGATTGTGAGTCGCGCACGGTTcttagttttttcttctcaaagaTATCAAGCTTATTCTCCTTTgaacaattcatttttcatctctGATTCCCTGAACACACGTCTCGTGCTCAATATTTCTTCACGAAACATACGAGAGTTTTCTTGCATCCTGCTTCAACGCATTTTCCAAATAACCCATTTTCTCGatcttttttccccctcttCAAGAAAATCCTCGTTCGAGCTCTTGCTGAAACATTTCTCAGGGAAATATGCAGAAGACTCCCGGACAATTTACTCGAAGCGCTTCGTTTATTTTGAACCTCCCAGCAAAATGGCACTCTTCGTctcaaatatttcttcacgAAATATACGAAAGTCTCTTATTTGCATCTTCTTTCCTCACACTGCCCAAATGACTCGTAAATTCGTCCCCTCGAGCTCTCGTTATCACATTTCTCACTGAAATGGAAGAGACTCTTTCGGACAGTGCGAACGTTCCCCTGCCAATCGATCTCATAAAATAGTCTTCGAAAGATTTCGAGTGTACAATCAACCTTAAATGACTTGGCTAGAGCGCGATCTATTTTTAAACTTACAAGAAACATTTTCGCGAAGCCGAGCGCGGTTTCTGAGCGCCCAGGCGAGATCTCGGTCGAACGATGTTTCCGGAGAAACACACGAGACTCCGGCGCGCGTTGTGACGACTCTCCAATAAAATAATCAAGCACCTGTCGTACGCCCGACAAGCCCGATATTCATGAAAGCAGAAAGTCGTGATTAATTCCTCTCGATTAACAATACAAATGGATTTTTGTGAATCTTGAAGATTTGCTGTGACTCGGCCTGAGAACTCGATAATTCTTCGAAGCTCTatttatcataaaaataagtaatattagttttgatttaaaaaagtgACTAGTTATACCAGAAACTCGATCGTGGCAAGCTTTTTTCCGATTCTGATGCAGCCAGCCGTCCGAAGATGATGCCAAAATCAGTATTTTTGTGCTAATTACATACATTTACgtaaaattcatttgttttcgtAGTCGTTACGTATACGTATAAAATTCGACGATATAACCAATCACTCGAATCAAACTTATTCGGATAAATGATATTGGATTAGACGATGATTCCATTTCTGGGAGAATCACCGTAATAATTAGCATAGAGAGGATTATTGCAGTTGAGGTCGCCGATGGACCTGAGAAATTGTCGGCCCTGAATCATTCTCATGTTCCTGGGTTTGATGGTGGCGTAATGGGGTTCCTGGGTGGTGGGAAACCCGTAAAATTCGCTGGACAAAGGGGGCCGGTGACTCGTGAAATTGTCGTTGCGTCTTTTCAGCGAGAGAGCATCATCGTAAATACTGGATCTCGGTCTCCTCGGGATTTTTGGTTTAGGCACGTCGTAGACGATCTCGCTCGGCAGTTTTCCGATGTTTCGTAGTTTATCAAGGCTCAGGAGGCCGGGCTCTGACTTGGAGAGGTATCTTCTCGGTGTATCGTAGTGGCAATCTTCCCCGGGGAATGTCCAAGTTTGAAGTTTTTTCCGGAGTTCGACGTTGTCGAAATCTGAGAAGCTCATGTCGATTTGACTCCCGATTTTGTCCGATGAGCCGTTCGATCCACCGTCGCAATCGTCGACGGGCATTTTTCTCGCGGAAATGAAAGGATGCTTGGGCAAAGGTGGGGCGATGGGTTCGATCTCGTCCAGGAAAGTCCAATTATTTTTCGCGTTTTTGGGATTCGCTTTGCGACCCAAGGAGCAAACTACTTTGGCTCCGGGGGCGCAGGGAAACGCTGGGCCGAGTGAGAGCCTCAGTTCGGATCGCGAGACTTCCTCGAGTAGGATTCTCTTCGAGGAAATGCTCGAGGTGTCCGAGGCTTCGTCGCTCGTCGAGGAGAAATCATCGTCCGGGAAATTGTCGTCGTTCTCGTTGATGCTGACGTGCT
The window above is part of the Venturia canescens isolate UGA chromosome 5, ASM1945775v1, whole genome shotgun sequence genome. Proteins encoded here:
- the LOC122411504 gene encoding putative gustatory receptor 28b isoform X1, which translates into the protein MDIELSRLRVYPRGSEELPVGRKVIDTKKVKGPDSQLYTSICPMVYAIRVFGLAPYEFHNDMLVPSNINCIFSYVCACIYTYIIYTILARFTGITREQPLLDYTETGKTICNYCMAMCNIIVTLFSREKFAKVWNTIQDYDETVKNFGYTRNENRAFLWSWIILIGSVILWSTISLSGIDAFAQPWTENVAYMSIYAGTSLSVIKFSGITMLLGQRFKHLNEIAKKSNPAGTRRWLGNPVVATKDVEQLHNTLMNASESLNTLYSGSLLLWLGTLTYYVISAIFFLLQRALYFKWEHFTWEHAERKILTCLILWTLAYLAQIIFLLYACHFTSDEANSTAYILMAWKRWFNTSGFSRGRYERVETSMHLMNRRLNFAAGGCFYVNLPLLRSITTLLATYLVILLQFPD
- the LOC122411504 gene encoding uncharacterized protein isoform X2, with protein sequence MPDGLCDKSVRSRALRVPQRYAWITREQPLLDYTETGKTICNYCMAMCNIIVTLFSREKFAKVWNTIQDYDETVKNFGYTRNENRAFLWSWIILIGSVILWSTISLSGIDAFAQPWTENVAYMSIYAGTSLSVIKFSGITMLLGQRFKHLNEIAKKSNPAGTRRWLGNPVVATKDVEQLHNTLMNASESLNTLYSGSLLLWLGTLTYYVISAIFFLLQRALYFKWEHFTWEHAERKILTCLILWTLAYLAQIIFLLYACHFTSDEANSTAYILMAWKRWFNTSGFSRGRYERVETSMHLMNRRLNFAAGGCFYVNLPLLRSITTLLATYLVILLQFPD